One part of the Acetoanaerobium sticklandii genome encodes these proteins:
- a CDS encoding ClbS/DfsB family four-helix bundle protein codes for MQQYDNKEQLIAEILKRAKLFIDEFDGISDDDKHKMIEGIDKTPMQMIAYQLGWMNLIMSWDKDEKEGIEVVTPSPEYKWNKLGGLYESFYDTYKSYSLNELKELFICSVNEIVDWIKGFSNEELFNQDVRKWASSTPSKWPIWKWIHVNTVAPFKSFRTKIRKWKKAALKIGL; via the coding sequence ATGCAGCAGTATGATAATAAAGAACAATTAATCGCAGAAATACTAAAGAGAGCCAAGCTTTTCATAGATGAATTTGATGGTATATCTGATGATGATAAACACAAAATGATAGAAGGTATAGATAAAACTCCCATGCAGATGATTGCTTATCAACTAGGCTGGATGAATTTAATCATGAGCTGGGATAAAGATGAAAAAGAAGGAATCGAAGTGGTTACTCCATCTCCAGAATATAAATGGAATAAACTCGGAGGACTATACGAGAGCTTTTATGATACATATAAATCATATTCTTTGAATGAATTAAAGGAGTTATTTATATGCTCTGTTAATGAGATTGTGGATTGGATTAAAGGCTTTTCAAATGAAGAACTATTTAATCAAGATGTAAGAAAGTGGGCTTCATCCACACCATCAAAATGGCCAATTTGGAAGTGGATTCACGTCAATACAGTTGCGCCTTTTAAGAGTTTCAGAACAAAAATTAGAAAATGGAAAAAAGCAGCTTTAAAAATAGGTTTGTAA
- a CDS encoding DUF3810 domain-containing protein gives MIKPLKCNYKKYKRNFKIPISLYFIFFAILTFFLGTILEARSDLLEKYYSLGINKWTIQGISSLTGLLPFSLGEIIYVSHLIALPIIAFLLIWKLFKGDFFNFLGKLLIYVSSVYILFMFLWGFNYSRISIAEMMNLEVSMYSKTDLYYLSLDLTEKANELSNLAKKSEAKNVNVSREYLDIFSRANDGFEVVGTDIKALSGGYGKPKSIALSRPMLYTNITGMYFPFTAEANVNTQIPMLLLPATTLHEMAHQRGIAPEDEANFTAYFVGIHHPDYDFQYSSTVLALIHTMNALSKEDYEMAKQVQVLYSENLRKDLEDYSRFWEKYEGTTSEVAEKVNDTYLKSNRQVDGVKSYGRMVDLLLAYHKQVN, from the coding sequence GTGATAAAACCACTTAAATGTAATTATAAAAAGTACAAAAGGAATTTTAAAATACCTATCTCGCTTTATTTTATTTTCTTTGCGATACTGACTTTCTTTTTAGGAACTATACTTGAAGCTAGGTCAGATTTATTAGAGAAATATTATTCACTTGGAATAAATAAATGGACAATTCAAGGCATAAGTAGCCTAACAGGACTTTTGCCTTTTTCGCTAGGGGAAATAATATATGTCTCTCATCTTATAGCTTTGCCGATTATAGCTTTTCTATTAATTTGGAAATTATTTAAAGGAGATTTCTTTAATTTTTTAGGAAAGCTTTTGATATATGTTTCATCAGTATATATTTTATTTATGTTTTTATGGGGTTTTAATTATAGCAGAATTTCTATAGCTGAGATGATGAATTTAGAAGTATCAATGTACTCTAAGACGGATTTGTATTATTTGAGCTTAGATTTAACAGAGAAAGCTAATGAGCTTAGTAATTTGGCAAAGAAAAGTGAAGCTAAAAATGTAAATGTTTCACGTGAATATTTAGATATATTTTCAAGGGCAAATGATGGGTTTGAAGTTGTAGGAACAGATATTAAAGCCCTTTCAGGAGGCTATGGTAAGCCAAAATCAATAGCACTTTCACGCCCTATGCTATACACAAATATAACTGGTATGTATTTTCCTTTTACGGCTGAAGCAAATGTGAATACTCAGATACCAATGCTACTACTGCCAGCTACTACTCTTCATGAGATGGCTCACCAAAGAGGGATAGCTCCAGAAGATGAGGCGAATTTTACAGCATATTTTGTAGGGATACATCATCCGGATTACGATTTTCAGTATTCATCTACAGTGCTAGCACTGATTCACACCATGAATGCTCTTTCTAAAGAAGATTATGAAATGGCTAAACAAGTACAGGTTTTATACTCAGAAAATCTCAGAAAAGATTTAGAAGATTACTCTAGGTTCTGGGAAAAGTATGAGGGGACAACCTCAGAAGTAGCTGAAAAAGTAAATGACACTTATTTAAAAAGCAATAGACAAGTAGATGGAGTAAAGAGCTATGGAAGAATGGTGGATTTATTATTGGCTTATCATAAACAAGTAAATTAG
- a CDS encoding DNA-3-methyladenine glycosylase family protein, translating to MNWKNHDSYIELYPPKEFDFKQCLDFLARNVQEMLHKIKDGYLIKLLKIDEEMILCKIEAEHTVIKVEFLSGKPSYEGREAIAKYIWEWFDLDQNLEEFYNIASEDKLLSPLVKRYYGLRIVGMPDLFESLVWAIIGQQINLNFAYTLKKRFVKAFGESIIFENETYWVFPSYDKIAQIEVEELRNHQFTTRKAEYIIGIAKAMTTNEISKEALLNQHDFEKIKQSLMVLRGVGAWSADYVLMKCFHDNSSYPVGDVGLQNAFKSNLGLDRKPTAEEMYEYAKAWKGWEAYATFYLWRSLSDKTT from the coding sequence ATGAACTGGAAAAATCACGATTCTTATATAGAATTATATCCACCAAAGGAATTTGATTTTAAGCAGTGTCTAGATTTTTTGGCTAGGAATGTTCAAGAAATGTTGCACAAAATCAAAGATGGATATTTGATTAAACTTTTAAAAATAGATGAGGAAATGATTTTATGTAAGATAGAGGCTGAGCATACGGTTATAAAGGTTGAATTTCTATCAGGGAAGCCTTCATATGAAGGAAGAGAAGCGATTGCGAAGTATATCTGGGAATGGTTTGATTTAGACCAGAATTTAGAAGAGTTTTATAATATAGCTAGTGAGGACAAACTATTAAGCCCACTGGTTAAAAGATATTATGGGCTTCGAATTGTTGGAATGCCTGATTTGTTTGAATCTCTAGTGTGGGCAATTATAGGCCAGCAAATTAATCTAAACTTTGCCTATACTCTTAAAAAGCGTTTTGTAAAGGCTTTTGGAGAAAGTATAATTTTTGAAAATGAAACTTACTGGGTTTTCCCATCATATGATAAAATAGCTCAAATTGAAGTCGAGGAGTTAAGAAACCATCAGTTTACAACTCGAAAAGCAGAATATATTATTGGAATAGCAAAAGCTATGACAACCAATGAAATTTCAAAAGAAGCCTTACTCAATCAGCATGACTTTGAGAAAATAAAGCAATCACTAATGGTATTGAGAGGGGTAGGCGCATGGTCAGCAGATTATGTACTTATGAAATGTTTCCATGACAATTCTTCATATCCTGTAGGAGATGTAGGTCTTCAAAATGCATTTAAAAGCAATTTAGGATTAGATAGAAAGCCTACAGCTGAGGAAATGTATGAATATGCTAAAGCTTGGAAAGGGTGGGAGGCTTATGCTACCTTTTATCTATGGAGGTCGTTAAGTGATAAAACCACTTAA
- a CDS encoding DUF805 domain-containing protein: MEEIVKFFNFKGRINRGPYFMYSLLLGSINLGLSMLEFYDNLVLLYIMEVISIILLIANLSLTAKRFHDLDRPGWHILLGIIPIYNVYLCFILLFKKGTDGENQYGSNPIVLNAA; this comes from the coding sequence ATGGAAGAGATAGTGAAGTTTTTTAATTTTAAGGGAAGGATTAATAGAGGGCCGTATTTTATGTATAGTTTATTATTAGGGTCTATAAATTTGGGGTTATCTATGCTTGAATTTTATGACAATTTAGTACTTTTGTATATTATGGAAGTTATAAGTATTATTTTGTTGATAGCTAATCTATCACTTACTGCTAAACGTTTTCATGATCTTGATCGCCCAGGCTGGCACATATTATTAGGGATAATACCAATCTATAATGTTTATTTATGTTTTATATTATTGTTTAAAAAAGGGACAGATGGAGAAAATCAATATGGAAGTAATCCAATTGTTTTAAATGCAGCATAG
- a CDS encoding TIM barrel protein, producing the protein MKKLINLANFTQTIDKFNEGKESIEDFLKQHNIDAVELMLYEEDIKVSKEIVHGLHLRTWSYWMDFWKGNHEALLHNLISKENIHELYNGSSSKALVDWYKKEFEIAKSLNVRYMVMHIADMDIHDIYTGDYRHTDEEIVSCAVDLINQAFTKGSDILLLFENMWGPGIRFDKPDLMRQIYEKVNYKNKGFLFDLSHFALSQGDVFSLDELKSSINTALKQMGELRKYIYGMHVSACSLGNSVEKMREGFDYKSPLLSSSLEDRYIHNLTTVGKLDMHRPFEDELLKDIIDIISPEFIVYEFLYQSKDTLSDWIKTQNSYL; encoded by the coding sequence ATGAAAAAGCTAATTAACCTTGCAAACTTTACTCAGACTATAGATAAATTTAACGAAGGAAAAGAAAGCATAGAGGATTTCTTAAAGCAGCATAATATAGATGCAGTAGAGCTTATGCTTTATGAAGAAGATATAAAAGTAAGCAAAGAGATAGTTCATGGACTTCATCTTAGAACCTGGTCATACTGGATGGATTTTTGGAAGGGAAATCATGAAGCCTTGCTCCATAATCTTATTTCAAAAGAAAATATACATGAGTTATATAATGGATCGAGTTCAAAAGCTCTTGTGGATTGGTACAAAAAAGAGTTCGAAATTGCTAAATCACTTAATGTAAGGTATATGGTGATGCATATAGCAGATATGGATATTCATGATATTTACACAGGGGATTATAGGCATACTGATGAAGAGATTGTAAGCTGTGCTGTTGATTTAATTAATCAGGCTTTTACGAAAGGCAGCGACATATTACTTCTTTTTGAGAATATGTGGGGACCTGGGATTAGGTTTGATAAACCAGATTTGATGAGACAAATTTATGAAAAGGTAAACTATAAAAACAAAGGATTTTTATTTGATTTATCTCACTTTGCTTTATCACAGGGCGATGTTTTTTCCTTGGATGAGCTTAAATCATCTATTAATACAGCGCTTAAACAAATGGGAGAGCTAAGAAAATATATTTATGGAATGCATGTATCGGCATGCAGTTTAGGAAATAGCGTAGAAAAAATGAGGGAAGGCTTTGACTATAAATCTCCACTACTATCGAGCTCCTTAGAAGACAGATACATTCATAATTTGACTACAGTAGGTAAGCTTGATATGCATAGACCTTTTGAGGATGAACTATTAAAGGACATCATAGATATTATTTCACCTGAATTTATAGTGTATGAATTTTTGTATCAGTCTAAAGATACGTTATCTGACTGGATTAAGACTCAAAATTCCTATTTATAA
- the recQ gene encoding DNA helicase RecQ: MDLQNILKTYFGYDEFRNGQDKLIESIIEGRDALGIMPTGGGKSICYQLPAIALDGITIVISPLISLMKDQVDSLNELGINAAFINSTLDNGEFLQILEGIRANSYKIVYVAPERLNTDSFINLVKDIRISLVAVDEAHCISQWGHDFRPSYLEIPRFINSLKQRPAVAAFTATATKEIIKEIKRLIGLRNPIEVTTGFDRPNLYYQVLKVSNKSKFLIEYLNENFKTESGIVYCATRKSVESLVKILNDKGFSAVGYHGGMNSEERQNNQDEFILGNKRLIVATNAFGMGIDKPDVRFVIHYNMPKNMEAYYQEAGRAGRDGEKSDCILLYSASDIVKQKLMIQNDDIDPKRQEMLYKNLQYLVNYCNTNECLRNQILNYFDEDSANGKCKNCSNCIDSSEMIDITLEAQKILSCIYRVNQRYGANMVIQVLRGSKNKKVLEARLDNVSTYGIMKEYSDSAISEIIMTLVSSGYIHMTHDKYPVLKLTSKSADVLSGKTKLHHKKHLLQKKDEKEKASKSVKGGNIDFDIELFEKLKQYRYKIAQEKGLPPYVIFHDIALKEMAAYLPVNKESFLEIKGVGEKKYENYGEGFIDIIKGY, translated from the coding sequence ATGGACTTACAAAATATTTTAAAAACCTATTTTGGCTATGACGAGTTTAGAAATGGTCAAGACAAATTGATAGAAAGTATAATCGAAGGAAGAGATGCTCTAGGGATTATGCCCACTGGTGGAGGAAAATCTATCTGCTATCAGCTTCCTGCTATAGCACTTGATGGAATTACTATAGTTATATCTCCGCTTATATCTCTTATGAAGGATCAAGTGGATTCATTAAATGAACTAGGGATAAATGCGGCATTTATAAATAGCACTCTTGATAACGGCGAGTTTTTGCAGATATTAGAAGGTATACGAGCTAATAGCTACAAGATAGTTTATGTTGCGCCTGAAAGATTAAATACTGATTCTTTTATAAATCTAGTTAAAGATATAAGGATATCTCTTGTGGCAGTTGATGAGGCTCACTGTATCAGTCAGTGGGGGCATGATTTTAGGCCGAGCTATCTTGAAATTCCTAGGTTTATTAATTCTTTAAAGCAAAGACCAGCAGTAGCAGCATTTACGGCGACTGCAACCAAAGAAATCATTAAGGAAATTAAGCGTCTTATAGGGCTGAGAAATCCTATAGAGGTCACTACTGGTTTTGATAGACCAAATCTCTATTATCAGGTGCTAAAAGTCAGCAATAAATCTAAATTTTTAATTGAGTATCTAAATGAAAATTTTAAAACTGAGTCTGGGATAGTTTACTGCGCCACGAGAAAGTCAGTTGAGTCACTGGTTAAGATTTTAAATGATAAGGGGTTTTCGGCAGTGGGGTATCATGGAGGAATGAACTCAGAGGAACGTCAAAATAATCAAGACGAGTTTATACTTGGAAATAAAAGACTTATAGTTGCAACCAATGCTTTTGGTATGGGAATAGATAAGCCAGATGTTAGATTTGTAATCCACTACAACATGCCTAAAAATATGGAAGCCTATTACCAAGAGGCAGGAAGAGCAGGACGTGACGGAGAAAAAAGCGATTGTATTTTACTGTATTCTGCTTCAGATATAGTAAAGCAAAAGCTCATGATTCAAAACGATGATATAGACCCTAAAAGGCAAGAGATGCTGTACAAAAATTTGCAGTACCTAGTTAATTACTGCAATACAAATGAATGTCTTAGAAATCAAATACTAAATTATTTTGATGAGGATTCTGCAAATGGTAAGTGCAAAAACTGCAGTAACTGTATAGATAGCTCGGAAATGATAGATATTACTCTAGAAGCTCAGAAAATACTTTCTTGCATATACAGGGTGAACCAAAGATATGGAGCCAACATGGTGATACAGGTGCTTAGAGGGTCAAAAAATAAAAAGGTATTAGAAGCTAGACTAGATAATGTATCCACCTATGGAATAATGAAAGAGTACAGTGATAGTGCTATCAGTGAGATAATCATGACACTGGTATCAAGTGGATATATTCATATGACTCATGATAAATACCCAGTGTTAAAATTAACCAGCAAATCTGCAGATGTACTGAGCGGAAAAACTAAGCTTCATCATAAAAAACATTTATTGCAAAAGAAAGATGAAAAAGAGAAAGCTAGTAAATCTGTAAAAGGTGGAAATATAGATTTTGATATAGAGCTATTTGAAAAGCTAAAGCAATATAGATATAAGATAGCCCAAGAAAAAGGGCTACCTCCATATGTTATTTTTCACGATATAGCGTTAAAAGAAATGGCGGCCTATCTGCCAGTGAATAAAGAGTCCTTTTTAGAAATAAAGGGCGTAGGTGAGAAGAAGTATGAAAATTATGGTGAAGGATTTATTGATATAATTAAGGGATATTAA
- a CDS encoding DUF1904 family protein: MPALILKSIDENKACAFSKILIDDLEKLLECPRDYFSIELSQSKFILDGEFVDGHPTVEVYWFDRGQAAQDTAAKLITQHVNSAGYSSVDVIFYHLDKEKYYESGEHY, from the coding sequence ATGCCAGCATTAATACTTAAATCAATCGATGAAAATAAAGCCTGTGCTTTTAGCAAAATCCTAATAGACGACCTTGAAAAGCTTCTAGAGTGCCCTAGAGATTACTTTAGCATAGAGCTATCTCAATCTAAATTCATCTTAGATGGAGAATTTGTAGATGGACATCCTACAGTAGAGGTTTATTGGTTTGATAGAGGGCAAGCTGCCCAAGATACGGCTGCAAAACTAATAACACAGCATGTAAATTCTGCTGGATATAGCAGTGTAGACGTTATTTTTTATCATCTTGATAAAGAAAAATACTATGAAAGTGGTGAGCATTATTAA
- a CDS encoding Fic family protein — protein MRDKAYVPPYTLTDKTVNLVSAITEIITQINISDSMNNNPRLRRDNRIRTIHASLAIENNSLSLDQVTDIINGKRILGAPDEICEVKNAYEAYKQLLEMNPYSVKDMLLAHKILMNELTKEAGTFRSGGVGIFAGEQLVHMAPPANQVPNLIKELVDWAKKAEVHPLVKSCVFHYEFEFIHPFADGNGRMGRMWQTLLLYKWKSLFGWLPIETLIKERQDEYYKVLGECDHSADSGRFIEFLLQAIYDALCEIVDTEQVGEQVTEQVEKLLEIIGDKEYSTKELMESLELKHRPTFRDNYLLPALELGYIEMTIPDKPRSSKQRYRKVRSNKFK, from the coding sequence ATGAGAGATAAAGCTTATGTTCCGCCATATACACTAACGGATAAGACTGTAAATTTAGTTTCTGCAATTACAGAAATTATAACTCAAATTAACATAAGTGATAGTATGAATAACAATCCAAGACTTAGAAGGGACAATCGTATACGTACGATTCATGCTTCATTGGCCATTGAAAATAATTCCTTATCTTTGGATCAGGTTACAGACATCATAAATGGGAAGCGAATTCTAGGAGCTCCAGATGAAATATGCGAAGTAAAGAATGCTTATGAGGCATATAAGCAGTTACTGGAAATGAATCCATATTCAGTTAAAGATATGTTATTAGCTCATAAAATTTTGATGAATGAATTAACAAAAGAAGCAGGAACATTTCGAAGTGGTGGGGTAGGTATATTTGCTGGAGAACAATTGGTTCATATGGCTCCACCTGCAAATCAAGTACCAAATCTTATAAAAGAGTTAGTAGATTGGGCAAAAAAAGCTGAGGTGCATCCTTTAGTAAAGAGTTGTGTATTTCATTATGAATTTGAATTTATTCATCCATTTGCAGATGGTAATGGTCGAATGGGACGAATGTGGCAGACGTTATTGTTGTATAAATGGAAGTCGCTATTTGGTTGGTTACCAATAGAAACATTAATAAAGGAAAGGCAAGATGAGTATTACAAAGTACTTGGAGAATGTGACCATAGTGCTGACTCAGGAAGATTTATTGAATTTTTATTACAAGCTATATATGATGCTTTATGTGAAATTGTAGACACCGAACAAGTTGGGGAACAAGTTACCGAACAAGTTGAAAAGCTATTAGAAATTATAGGGGATAAAGAGTATTCTACAAAAGAACTTATGGAATCACTTGAGTTAAAGCATAGACCTACATTTAGAGATAATTATCTATTACCTGCGTTAGAATTAGGTTATATTGAGATGACTATACCAGATAAGCCTAGGAGCAGTAAACAAAGATATAGGAAAGTTAGGAGCAATAAGTTTAAATAG
- a CDS encoding GNAT family N-acetyltransferase: MYTIKPLSPELATTFTEYLENLDFGEPHWSSCFCRFYHTDFSAEQWSKRTGAQNRLEAIEQIKAGKMKGYLAFDGEKCIGWCNANNASEYIRLHQYIENMIKGKKIGCVICFVIHQEYRNQGVARLLLKQAVDDFKSQGFEAVLALPVEASDEPEKLYRGTVNMYKELGFKEIERHDTVSVMWLEF, from the coding sequence ATGTATACTATTAAACCACTAAGTCCAGAGCTAGCAACAACATTCACTGAATATCTTGAAAATCTTGATTTTGGAGAGCCTCATTGGTCTAGTTGCTTTTGTAGATTTTACCATACAGACTTCTCTGCTGAGCAATGGAGTAAAAGAACTGGAGCACAAAATCGTCTTGAAGCAATAGAGCAAATAAAGGCTGGCAAGATGAAAGGCTACCTAGCTTTTGATGGAGAGAAATGTATTGGATGGTGTAATGCAAACAACGCAAGTGAGTACATAAGGCTTCATCAGTATATAGAAAATATGATAAAAGGCAAGAAAATAGGCTGTGTTATTTGTTTTGTGATTCATCAAGAGTATAGGAATCAAGGGGTTGCGAGACTTTTACTTAAGCAAGCTGTAGATGACTTTAAATCACAAGGATTTGAGGCAGTTTTAGCGCTTCCAGTAGAGGCTAGTGATGAACCAGAAAAGTTATATAGAGGTACTGTAAATATGTACAAAGAGCTGGGGTTTAAAGAGATAGAAAGACATGATACTGTGAGCGTGATGTGGCTGGAATTTTAG
- a CDS encoding helix-turn-helix domain-containing protein: MEIKLRLKELGIKLLEFAKELDISRPTLDNYIALYEKGENLPSEKYQIIFESLFDDEIETKEEFQDVLDRYHHLIQRDKILGVKDLSVERTDLLSDLIGLITKDIESEDYCKDIYAFINMLVRSYKEVPTYRRFSDYFLYLNGKKDINDIVEEDKAFYGNFYDLMKKDTEDRLVDDSGLFDLFEKRVNEILIKQNEQEEDLTEKVMKEKFDELVRKAIKDKIKQGYDVKDIDPETLFDSIDLSKI; encoded by the coding sequence ATGGAAATAAAATTACGTCTTAAAGAACTAGGTATCAAACTTTTGGAATTCGCAAAAGAATTAGATATCTCAAGGCCAACTCTAGACAATTATATTGCACTATACGAAAAAGGTGAAAATTTACCTTCTGAAAAATATCAAATCATCTTTGAAAGTCTGTTTGATGATGAAATTGAAACCAAAGAAGAATTTCAAGATGTATTAGACCGTTATCATCACCTAATACAACGAGATAAAATTTTAGGTGTTAAAGATTTAAGTGTTGAAAGAACAGATTTATTAAGCGATTTAATAGGCTTGATAACAAAGGATATTGAATCAGAAGACTATTGCAAAGATATATATGCATTTATCAATATGCTTGTGCGTAGTTACAAAGAGGTTCCAACGTATAGACGATTTTCGGATTATTTCCTTTATCTTAATGGGAAAAAGGATATTAACGATATTGTTGAAGAAGATAAAGCTTTTTATGGTAACTTTTATGATTTGATGAAAAAGGATACTGAAGATAGGTTGGTTGATGATTCTGGATTGTTTGATTTGTTCGAAAAAAGAGTTAATGAGATACTAATTAAGCAAAATGAACAAGAAGAAGATTTAACTGAGAAAGTAATGAAAGAAAAGTTTGATGAATTGGTAAGAAAAGCTATAAAGGACAAAATTAAGCAAGGTTATGATGTAAAAGACATTGACCCAGAAACATTGTTTGATTCAATTGATTTATCGAAAATCTAA
- a CDS encoding DUF3883 domain-containing protein — MDVFEQILGLYIETDIHLHYEERLDKLELLRREFVEKFPIKNFRHMSIDDYVVGKKNETGEESFCYWLETRLMELGKIKGGTTADKKFGVYYGFTKYDNQKKYRTIKKWDGELDPNKAFDRIKDEIHRLIKAGQARNYDLIDENKISPMFKGKILATYFPKDYLTIFSDKHLDYFLEVLPIKYDISKPIRMIDKQRLLLDFKDTNLIMADWSNDQFSKFLYTVYNPRNNIDQENRSRKLNVEFIDFEYLGKKKAKVKTNAGKQDFVEIGKKNQKVGLLGERIVYSNEVKKLKRIGRTDLATKVDHVSLKDDSLGYDILSYDLDGTEIHIEVKSTTAPPRDIHFYITDNELRKTLGSENHFIYLVYSVKTQSPKIHVLDKATLTEENLEPLNYRVRLDAKMKQV; from the coding sequence ATGGATGTATTTGAACAGATTTTAGGACTATATATTGAGACAGATATACACTTGCATTATGAGGAGCGTTTAGACAAACTTGAGTTATTGAGAAGAGAATTTGTTGAGAAGTTCCCAATTAAGAATTTTCGACATATGAGTATTGATGATTATGTTGTAGGGAAGAAGAATGAAACTGGAGAAGAATCTTTTTGCTACTGGTTGGAAACAAGGCTGATGGAACTCGGAAAAATTAAAGGTGGTACAACTGCCGATAAAAAGTTTGGAGTTTATTATGGGTTCACCAAGTATGATAATCAGAAGAAGTATAGAACCATTAAGAAGTGGGATGGAGAACTTGATCCAAATAAAGCTTTCGATAGAATTAAGGATGAAATTCATCGATTAATCAAAGCTGGGCAAGCTAGGAATTATGATTTGATTGATGAAAACAAGATTTCACCAATGTTCAAAGGCAAAATATTAGCTACTTATTTCCCGAAAGATTATCTGACAATTTTCTCAGATAAACACTTGGACTATTTTCTTGAAGTATTGCCTATTAAGTATGATATTTCGAAACCAATTCGTATGATTGATAAACAGAGATTGTTACTGGACTTTAAAGACACTAATCTTATAATGGCTGACTGGAGTAATGATCAGTTTAGCAAGTTCTTATATACTGTCTATAATCCACGAAATAACATTGACCAAGAAAATAGGTCTCGCAAGCTTAATGTCGAGTTTATCGATTTTGAGTATCTTGGCAAGAAGAAGGCAAAGGTAAAAACGAATGCTGGAAAGCAAGATTTTGTTGAAATAGGCAAGAAAAATCAGAAAGTTGGACTCCTTGGGGAGCGGATTGTATATAGTAATGAGGTTAAAAAACTAAAAAGGATTGGAAGGACAGATTTAGCTACTAAAGTAGATCATGTTTCATTGAAAGATGATAGCCTGGGATATGACATCTTGTCATATGACCTAGATGGAACTGAAATTCATATAGAAGTGAAATCAACAACTGCACCACCGCGCGACATTCACTTCTATATTACTGATAATGAGTTGAGGAAAACATTAGGTAGTGAAAATCATTTCATTTATCTTGTATACAGTGTAAAGACACAATCGCCTAAGATACATGTTTTAGATAAAGCTACACTTACTGAGGAGAATTTAGAGCCTTTGAACTATCGAGTGAGACTGGATGCGAAGATGAAACAAGTCTAG